Genomic DNA from Halonatronomonas betaini:
CCCCTGAATTAAAGCCGGCCGATCAGACAGAAAGACTGGCAAGAATTTTTAATCTTGTCGATGGCTATCAGGATTATTTGCAATTAGATAATATTTATCTTCAGCCGACCCAGAGTGGAAGAAGAGGCGTATATCTATTAAGGGGGAGCCGTGGACCAACAGCATTAACTTATTATAAAGAAGAATTAGATTTTACTCTTGGAGAAATAGCAAAGAATTTAACTGGAGTTAATGAAATAGATGATTACGAAAGGACTATAGATGATCAGAAATGTATTGTCTGTTACACCTGTTATCGGGTCTGTCCCCATGGGGCAATCCAGAGAGATGATGAACTAAATTCGATGAAAATTATGGAACTGGCCTGTCAGGGTTGTAATCTCTGTATAAGTCGCTGTCCAACATCGGCCATTGAAATCGACCATGATTACTTTACAGAGGCAGATTCAGAAGATAAAACTAATCTGATTATCTGTGAGAACTCTGCAGAGATAGCCGCAGAAAAATATAATTCTATGACAGGTGAAGAGCCTTTATCTGGTTTTAAAGAGATTGTTGTTCCCTGTGTTTCAACAGTTGAAAGGAAAAATATTATCCAACTTTTAGCCAGTAACTCAGCTGATATTATGGTTTTAGGCTGTGTTGCCGAAGCCTGCAAGCATCTGACCGGGCATGATCGCTGTCAACAGGTGATAGATAGGATTAAAGAAGATTTAGAGAAGTTGGACTTAAATAAGGATAGAGTCCATTACCAGAGGCTTTCACCGAGAATGGCAACGGACCTTGGTGGTTTTCTTGCTGATTGGAAGGAGGCGGTTATCCAGTGATTGTTGGAAAATTAAAGGATGTAAATGAAATTAAAGATAGCCTCCCAGATGATTTAGATAGCCTTCTTATAGCAGGATGTGGCAGCTGTGTCTCTGTAAGTCTGGCAGGTGGTGAAAGAGAGGCTGAGTCATTAAAGAACTTACTTGATTTTTATTATCAGACTAATAATCAGGAAGTGTCAATTGAAACTGAAACTATTAAGAGACAGTGTGACGATGAGTTTCTGGATGAACTTGAACTGGCTATAGCTAGAAATAAGATTGTACTTTCTCTGGCCTGTGGAGTCGGTGTCCAGCATCTGGCAATTAAATATCCAGATAAAATAATTTTGCCTGGACTCGATACAACCTTTTATGGCAGGACCAGTGATATCGGTGAATGGGAAGAGATGTGTCATGGCTGTGGCAAATGTATTCTCGATCAATTTGCTGGTGTCTGCCCTGTAGCCCGCTGTTCAAAAAGCTTATTAAATGGACCCTGTGGTGGATCCCAGGATGGAATCTGTGAGGTTGATGATGATATAGATTGTGGCTGGCAGAAAATCTATGATCGGGCAGAGGAGTTGGGCCAGTTAGAAAAATTACTGGATTTTGATTTTCCAAAGGACTGGTCAACCCATAAAGACGGCGGGGTCCGTAGCCATAAAGATCCAGAGTTCTTCCAGGAATGAAAGGAGAATTAGAGGATGGCTGAATATATATCGAAATTACAACAACTATTAGAAGAAGGAGAGTTTGTAGTCTGCAGCGAGATGGGACCTCCAATCGGTGCTGATCCAGATTTTATTCGCAAGAAAGCCGATTTTTTGAAAGGTTATGTCGATGCAGTAAATATAACTGACAATCAGACTGCAATTGTTAGAATGTCAAGTATAGCTGCTGCTAAAATAGCTGCTGATGAAGGCCTGGAAATGATAATTCAGGCCACCGGTCGGGATCGAAATAGAATTGGTATTCAAAGCGATCTATTAGGGGCTAGTGCTCTAGGTTTAAGGAATGTTCTCTGCCTGACTGGAGATCATCAATGTTTTGGAATGGATGAAGGGGCTAAAAATGTTTTTGATTTAGATTCAGTTAGCATGCTAAGTGCGGCCAGGAGCATGGTTGATGATGGCATTTTATTAAACGGTAAGGAGATGGACTTTCCACCCAAATTATTCCTGGGCGGGGCAGCCAACCCCTTTGCAGATCCCTTTGAGCTTCATATGATGAAAGTTGAGAAAAAAGTAGAGGTTGGAATGGAGTTTATCCAGACCCAGGCTATTTATAATTTAGAGAAATTTGATCGCTGGATGGAAGAAGTGAGAAGAAGAGGAATTCATGAAAAATGCTATATAATGGCCGGGATTCTCCCGACTAAATCTGTAAAAGCTTTAAGAATGATGAAAAAACATGTTGCCGGTATGGATGTACCTGACGAGATTATTGAGAGAATGGATAGGGCAGAAGATAAAAAAGAAGAGGGAGTAAGAATGGCAGTTGATATTATCGAACATGTTAGAAAGATAGAAGGGGTTAGAGGAATTCATTTAATGCCGGTGGCCTGGGAGGAAATAACTCCTAGAGTTGTCGAAGAAGCAGGCCTCTACCCGAGACCGGAGGTGTCAGAGAGATAATGGTAAAAGAATATAAAGAATTAGATTATAAATTTAAAGATGAGATTAAGTCTAAGCCAGGAGGCGAGAATCTTAGCCTCTGTTATAGTTGTGGCAGCTGTACGGCAACCTGCCCGGTTAGTGAAGAGGAAGAAAACTTTAATCCAAGGTTGATAATTAAGAAAGCTCTGCTTGGTTTTAGAGAAGAACTTCTTTCTGAACTTACTATCTGGCAATGTATACAGTGTCGTCGCTGTGTATCTGCCTGTCCTCAAAATGTCAGATTTGCCGATATTATAAGGGTATTAAGGGAGTTATCAGTTTCAGCCGGTTATTATTCAGAAGAGCTGGAAGAAGAACTTGATAAATTTGATAGAAGTTTAGTTAATTATCGCTTAAAAAGTCTGGAAAGAGTTGAATCTGGTAAATCTACCTGGGAAAAAGAATTACCAGATTCAGGTGGTGTTTAAGATGGCAGATCCAGTAGTTGTTATCGGTGGAGGTATTGCTGGAATTCAGGCAGCAACTGATCTGGCTGAGATGGGTGTTCCTGTATATCTAGTAGAAAAAAGCCCCAGTCTTGGCGGCAGAATGGCCCAGCTTGATAAAACTTTTCCAACTAATGATTGCTCGACCTGTATCTTAGCTCCTAAGATTACATCATGTTACAACCATAAAAATGTAACCACATATACAATGACTGAACTTGTTGATGTTAAAGGAACACCAGGCAACTTTAGAGTAAGGCTTAAAAAGAGGCCTAGATATATTGATGAAGATAAATGTACCGGTTGTGCTGACTGTTTTGAAAAATGTCCTGAGAAAATTCCTGATGAATATAATCTAGGCTTAACTGAGCAGAAGGCAGTTCATAAATATCAACCCCAGGCAGTTCCTAATCTGGCTGTAATTGATCCAGATCATTGCCGTAAACTTCAGGAGGATAAATGTGGGCTCTGTGAAATAGTCTGTAATTTCGATGCAGTTGATTATAAACAGAGGGAGAAAAACTTTATAGTTCAGGCAGCTGCAATCATTTTTGCACCTGGTTATGAAGCATTTGCTGGTGATATTGTCAGTCAATATCATTATGGTAATCATCAGGATGTTGTTACAAGTCTTGAGTTTGAAAGGATCTTAAATGCTGCTGGACCGACTGATGGGAAAATTATTCGCCCATCTGACGGTAAAAAAGTTGAAAAGATTGCTTTTATCCATTGTACCGGTTCCAGGGATTATAGCTGTGACCATAATTATTGTTCATCAGTCTGCTGTATGTACTCAATTAAACATGCCTTATTGACCAGGGATCATCTGCCTGATGCCGGGGTTGATCTATATTATATGGATATAAGGTCCCATGGTAAAGGTTTTGAAAGATATTTTAATCGGGCAGAGGCAACTGATGGAGTTAATTTTATAAGAAGTCGAGTAGCTGAAATTGAGAGGAATTCAAAGGATAAAAAGCTCAATTTAAAAATAACAGATGGCGACAATGGTTTCGAGGCCAGAGATTATGACCTGGTTGTTCTTGCGACTGGAATTGCACCTAAACAAGAGGTTACTGAAGACTTACAGAAATTAAAAATAAGAACAAATAAATATGGCTTTGCTGATACAGAAGAATTTTCTCCATTTGTTACAGGTAGAGAGGGAATCTTTGCCTGTGGTGCTGTAACTGGTCCTAAAGATATACCAGAATCTGTTGCTGAAGCGAGTGGTTCAGCTGTTATGGCCGGTCAGTTAGCATCTTTAGATATTAATGAGCTTGGGATTACAGAAGCTCCTCCAGTTGCCAGTAGAGCAGTGACCAATCAGAGAACAAGAATTGGAGTCTTTGTCTGTCATTGTGGCACCAATATAGCAGGTGTGATTGATGTAGAAGAGGTGACTGAAAGAGTTGCAGAGATGCCATTTGTTGAGCTGGCTGAAGATGTTAAATATCTCTGTTCAACAGATAGCCAGAAATTAATAGCTGATAGAATTGAGGAACATGATTTAAATAGAATCTTAATAGCTTCATGTACTCCCCGAACCCATGAAATGCTCTTCCAGGATGCAGTGGAAAGAGCAGGCCTTAATCCCCATCTGATGGAGATGACCAATATCAGGGACCAGGGTTCCTGGGTTCATAAAGAAGAGAAAGAGAAAGCGACCTGGAAAGCCTATGAGCTGGTCCGGGCTGGTGTTGCCAGGATCAAGAATGCTCTGCCTTTAGAGCGGGGAGAAGTAGATAATATAACAAGAGCTCTAGTTCTTGGTGGTGGAATAGCCGGTATGACAGCTGCCAGAGAGCTTGGCAATCTTGGATTTCCAGTATCACTGGTTGAAGAGGAAGAATGGCTTGGTGGCAAGGCTGCAGAGATTCATCGGTCTGGTTTTGGCAGACCTATTAAACCTTTTTTAGAAAGATTAACTGCTGAGATCAGGGATAATAAGTTGATCGATATCTACTCAGGCTATAAGATAGATAATATCTCTGGATTTGTCGGGAATTATCAACTTGACATTTCAGGTCCCCAGCAGATTGAGCTTGAGGGCGGAGTCGTTATTGTTGCAACCGGAGGTCAGGAATTAAAACCTGATGAATATCAGTATCAAAATTCCGATAAGGTGATGACTGCTCTGGAATTAGAAGAGCTTATAGATAAAGACTCTAAAAGACTGGCTGATGCTAAAAAGATATATATGATCCAGTGTGTAGGTTCCAGAGAAGAAGAAAGGCCCTATTGCAGCAGGCTCTGCTGTACCCAGTCGTTAAGAAATGCAATTGAACTTAAAAAGAGAAATCCTGAATCAGAAATTACTATCCTATATCGTGAGATGCGGAGCTATGGGTATTATGAAGACCTATACCGGGAAGCTAGAGATATAGGGATTAATTTCTCCAGATTCGATCTGGATAATAAACCGGAAATTGAGAAAATAGAAGAAAACCAACTGGAGATAAGATTTAATGAGCCTTTAACTGGGACGACAATTAAAGATAATCCAGATTTAGTTATTCTGGCAGCAGCTGTTTTGCCAGGAGAGGATAATGAAAGAATCAGCAAGATGTTAAAGACGCCATTAAACGAAGATAAGTTTTTCCTTGAGGCCCATGTTAAGTTAAGACCAGTTGATTCCTCAACAGATGGAATATTTTTAACAGGTTTGGCCCATGGTCCTAAAAATATCTCTGAAACTATTTCCCAGAGCCGGGCAACTGCCGGTCGGGCTGCATCAATCCTCTCTAAAGAATTTTTATTAACTGAAGCTATGATTGCCGAAGTTGATGAGAGTTTATGTATTGGCTGTGGCGACTGTGAAAGGGTCTGTGTTTATAAGGCTATAGAGGTAGACCCAATTGATAAAAAGGCTGAAGTCAATAAGGTCCTCTGTAAAGGCTGTGGAAACTGTCTTGGAGTTTGCCGCCCCCATGCTGTTGACTTAAAAGGCTTCAGGAATCAGCAGATACTTGATGAAGTTGAGACTCTTTTAGCTGAAGACCAGGAAGAATTTAGCAAAGGGGGAATGCTCTAATGGCAGAAAGCAAAGAAGTTGCAAAAAAAGAGGAATTTGAGCCTAAAATAATTGCCTTTCTCTGTAACTGGTGCAGTTATGCTGCAGCAGATCTTGCTGGTAGCAGCAGGCTTCAGTATCCGACAAATATTAGAGCAGTCAGAATCCCCTGTACAGGCAGATTAAATCCATTAATAGTAATCAAGACCTTAAAAAAGGGGGCAGATGGCATTCTGGTTTCAGGCTGTCATCCTGGTGACTGTCACTATATTGATGGTAATTATTATGCCAGGCGTAGATTTATCATGTTAAAAGAGTTATTAGAGTATGCAGGGGTTGAGCCTGAGCGGCTTAATTTTACCTGGTGTTCTGCTGCTGAAGGCAGAAGGTTTGCCAGTGTAGTCAGACAGGTTGTTGATAGAGTCAAATCTGTTGGCCCCTGGGACGGTTATCTGTCAGCTGATTTAATGGAAGATTTTATACCTGAAGCAGGTAATCCTGGGTGTACTGAGCCAGATGATAAAGGCGGTGTAATCGATGACCAATTCATATAAAGAGATAACAGAAGATCTGCAGGATATAATTGAACAAATTTATAAACAGGAAGAATTTGATCGATTGCTTGCTTATGGTAGAGGTCTATTTTCAGGATTAATAGAGCCGGTTATCGTTGATAAAGAGGCTGAACTGGATCTTGATAGATTGGAATTTACAGATGAGGCCTATCAGATGTTAAGCAAGTATCTTTTAAAAAATAGAGAATTAAAGCAGGTAGTAGTTGCTAAACCCTGTGATACCAGGGCTATAGCCTTTTATATATCTGAAAATATTATTGCAAGGGATAACCTGATAGTCGTTGGAATTAATGGTTGTCCAGGAATAAAAGATAATACAGCCTGTGATGAATGCGATTCTAAAAATCCAGTGATAGCAGATTACACTGCAGGCAACCTAATGCCTGAAGATGAATTTGCAAAGGATAAGTCAGATTTAAAATATTTATTATCAGAGGAGAATCAAGTTACAAGAAAGAATCATTATACTAAAGAATTCATGAGATGTACCCAGTGCTATGCCTGTCGTGATGCCTGTCCGGTCTGTTATTGTGATCATTGTTTTGTTGAGAGTAATCAGCCGGTCTGGCTTGAAGCTGGCAGTGGGCCAGAAGAGGATATGGTCTTTCATTTAATGAGAACGATGCATATGCCTGGTAGATGTGTAAATTGTGGAGCCTGTGAGATGGCCTGTCCTGAAGGGATCGAGATGCGTTCCTTAACATCTCATCTATATCATCAGGCAAGAGAATATTTTGATTTTAGACCTGGATTAGCAGTAGATCAGAAATCACTTTTTTCAGACTATAATGAGGAAGATCCTGAACCTGGTTTCCTCCAGCAGGAGGGAGATTAATTATGAGACTAAAGAAATTAAACTCAGAAGAACTTATTGAGCTTTTGGAAATATTCTTTGCTGAATATGATCTGATTGCTCCATTTAAAGTTGAACAGGGTAGATTAAATCGAGTTCTTTTTCGAAAGATCAGGCAGAATAATGA
This window encodes:
- a CDS encoding methylenetetrahydrofolate reductase C-terminal domain-containing protein; protein product: MIVGKLKDVNEIKDSLPDDLDSLLIAGCGSCVSVSLAGGEREAESLKNLLDFYYQTNNQEVSIETETIKRQCDDEFLDELELAIARNKIVLSLACGVGVQHLAIKYPDKIILPGLDTTFYGRTSDIGEWEEMCHGCGKCILDQFAGVCPVARCSKSLLNGPCGGSQDGICEVDDDIDCGWQKIYDRAEELGQLEKLLDFDFPKDWSTHKDGGVRSHKDPEFFQE
- a CDS encoding CoB--CoM heterodisulfide reductase iron-sulfur subunit A family protein; the protein is MADPVVVIGGGIAGIQAATDLAEMGVPVYLVEKSPSLGGRMAQLDKTFPTNDCSTCILAPKITSCYNHKNVTTYTMTELVDVKGTPGNFRVRLKKRPRYIDEDKCTGCADCFEKCPEKIPDEYNLGLTEQKAVHKYQPQAVPNLAVIDPDHCRKLQEDKCGLCEIVCNFDAVDYKQREKNFIVQAAAIIFAPGYEAFAGDIVSQYHYGNHQDVVTSLEFERILNAAGPTDGKIIRPSDGKKVEKIAFIHCTGSRDYSCDHNYCSSVCCMYSIKHALLTRDHLPDAGVDLYYMDIRSHGKGFERYFNRAEATDGVNFIRSRVAEIERNSKDKKLNLKITDGDNGFEARDYDLVVLATGIAPKQEVTEDLQKLKIRTNKYGFADTEEFSPFVTGREGIFACGAVTGPKDIPESVAEASGSAVMAGQLASLDINELGITEAPPVASRAVTNQRTRIGVFVCHCGTNIAGVIDVEEVTERVAEMPFVELAEDVKYLCSTDSQKLIADRIEEHDLNRILIASCTPRTHEMLFQDAVERAGLNPHLMEMTNIRDQGSWVHKEEKEKATWKAYELVRAGVARIKNALPLERGEVDNITRALVLGGGIAGMTAARELGNLGFPVSLVEEEEWLGGKAAEIHRSGFGRPIKPFLERLTAEIRDNKLIDIYSGYKIDNISGFVGNYQLDISGPQQIELEGGVVIVATGGQELKPDEYQYQNSDKVMTALELEELIDKDSKRLADAKKIYMIQCVGSREEERPYCSRLCCTQSLRNAIELKKRNPESEITILYREMRSYGYYEDLYREARDIGINFSRFDLDNKPEIEKIEENQLEIRFNEPLTGTTIKDNPDLVILAAAVLPGEDNERISKMLKTPLNEDKFFLEAHVKLRPVDSSTDGIFLTGLAHGPKNISETISQSRATAGRAASILSKEFLLTEAMIAEVDESLCIGCGDCERVCVYKAIEVDPIDKKAEVNKVLCKGCGNCLGVCRPHAVDLKGFRNQQILDEVETLLAEDQEEFSKGGML
- a CDS encoding 4Fe-4S binding protein, translated to MTNSYKEITEDLQDIIEQIYKQEEFDRLLAYGRGLFSGLIEPVIVDKEAELDLDRLEFTDEAYQMLSKYLLKNRELKQVVVAKPCDTRAIAFYISENIIARDNLIVVGINGCPGIKDNTACDECDSKNPVIADYTAGNLMPEDEFAKDKSDLKYLLSEENQVTRKNHYTKEFMRCTQCYACRDACPVCYCDHCFVESNQPVWLEAGSGPEEDMVFHLMRTMHMPGRCVNCGACEMACPEGIEMRSLTSHLYHQAREYFDFRPGLAVDQKSLFSDYNEEDPEPGFLQQEGD
- a CDS encoding hydrogenase iron-sulfur subunit; translation: MAGSPKYELAWIGDKVETDFKDIQISAKDLVACQGEVGDFILTCNDRNNPAKIEAANIIINLPYQEEPVIEGADSLLNDNYYLKDDEPAIIVQDYPDLSPAFISKVALKRSLEIKNNYPDQEVYYLYQAMRFLEDNDRLYEEARKAGIVFLKFDIGQLTVSEDLKLSYEREDIELELAGTILAAPELKPADQTERLARIFNLVDGYQDYLQLDNIYLQPTQSGRRGVYLLRGSRGPTALTYYKEELDFTLGEIAKNLTGVNEIDDYERTIDDQKCIVCYTCYRVCPHGAIQRDDELNSMKIMELACQGCNLCISRCPTSAIEIDHDYFTEADSEDKTNLIICENSAEIAAEKYNSMTGEEPLSGFKEIVVPCVSTVERKNIIQLLASNSADIMVLGCVAEACKHLTGHDRCQQVIDRIKEDLEKLDLNKDRVHYQRLSPRMATDLGGFLADWKEAVIQ
- a CDS encoding 4Fe-4S dicluster domain-containing protein, with protein sequence MVKEYKELDYKFKDEIKSKPGGENLSLCYSCGSCTATCPVSEEEENFNPRLIIKKALLGFREELLSELTIWQCIQCRRCVSACPQNVRFADIIRVLRELSVSAGYYSEELEEELDKFDRSLVNYRLKSLERVESGKSTWEKELPDSGGV
- a CDS encoding methylenetetrahydrofolate reductase is translated as MAEYISKLQQLLEEGEFVVCSEMGPPIGADPDFIRKKADFLKGYVDAVNITDNQTAIVRMSSIAAAKIAADEGLEMIIQATGRDRNRIGIQSDLLGASALGLRNVLCLTGDHQCFGMDEGAKNVFDLDSVSMLSAARSMVDDGILLNGKEMDFPPKLFLGGAANPFADPFELHMMKVEKKVEVGMEFIQTQAIYNLEKFDRWMEEVRRRGIHEKCYIMAGILPTKSVKALRMMKKHVAGMDVPDEIIERMDRAEDKKEEGVRMAVDIIEHVRKIEGVRGIHLMPVAWEEITPRVVEEAGLYPRPEVSER
- a CDS encoding hydrogenase iron-sulfur subunit, giving the protein MAESKEVAKKEEFEPKIIAFLCNWCSYAAADLAGSSRLQYPTNIRAVRIPCTGRLNPLIVIKTLKKGADGILVSGCHPGDCHYIDGNYYARRRFIMLKELLEYAGVEPERLNFTWCSAAEGRRFASVVRQVVDRVKSVGPWDGYLSADLMEDFIPEAGNPGCTEPDDKGGVIDDQFI